From Paracoccus suum, the proteins below share one genomic window:
- the nusA gene encoding transcription termination factor NusA: MAITSANQLELLQTAEAVAREKMIDPDLVIEAMEDSLARAAKSRYGAEMDIRVSIDRKTGNARFTRVRTVVEDDAVENYQAQLTVEQARPYLDSPEVGAEIIDEVPPVELGRIAAQSAKQVILQRVREAERDRQYEEFKDRAGTIINGIVKREEYGNIIVDIGRGEAILRRNEKIGRESYRPNDRIRAYVKDVRREARGPQIFLSRTDPQFMAELFKMEVPEIYDGIIEIKAVARDPGSRAKIAVISYDNSIDPVGACVGMRGSRVQAVVGELQGEKIDIIPWNDDQATFLVNALQPAEVSKVVFDEEAPRIEVVVPEEQLSLAIGRRGQNVRLASQLTGLDIDIMTEEEESKRRQAEFNSRTGLFMEVLDLDEFFAQLLVAEGFTNLEEVAYVDLGELLAIDGVDEGTASELQARARDHLEAATRAALENARALGAEDSLIEFDGLSPQMVEALAKDGIKTLEDFATCADWELAGGWTTENGQRKKDEGLLEPFNVSLEEAQHMVMTARVMLGWVDPDELNTGDADDEVDAEADADTDAEVRT, translated from the coding sequence ATGGCCATTACCTCTGCCAACCAGCTTGAGCTTCTGCAGACCGCCGAGGCGGTTGCCCGCGAGAAGATGATCGACCCCGATCTGGTGATCGAGGCGATGGAGGACAGCCTCGCCCGCGCCGCCAAGTCGCGCTATGGCGCCGAGATGGACATCCGGGTCAGCATCGACCGCAAGACCGGAAATGCCCGCTTTACCCGCGTGCGCACCGTGGTCGAGGATGACGCGGTCGAGAATTACCAGGCGCAGCTGACCGTCGAGCAGGCACGTCCCTATCTCGACTCGCCCGAAGTCGGCGCCGAGATCATCGACGAGGTTCCCCCGGTCGAGTTGGGCCGCATCGCCGCGCAATCCGCCAAGCAGGTCATCCTGCAGCGCGTGCGCGAGGCCGAGCGTGACCGCCAGTACGAGGAATTCAAGGATCGCGCCGGCACGATCATCAACGGCATCGTCAAGCGCGAAGAATACGGCAACATCATCGTCGACATCGGCCGCGGCGAGGCCATCCTGCGCCGTAACGAAAAAATCGGCCGCGAGAGCTATCGCCCGAACGACCGCATCCGCGCCTACGTCAAGGACGTCCGCCGCGAGGCGCGCGGCCCGCAGATCTTCCTGTCGCGCACCGATCCGCAGTTCATGGCCGAACTGTTCAAGATGGAAGTGCCGGAAATCTACGACGGCATCATCGAGATCAAGGCCGTCGCCCGCGACCCGGGCAGCCGGGCCAAGATCGCGGTCATCAGCTATGACAACAGCATCGACCCGGTCGGGGCCTGCGTCGGTATGCGCGGCAGCCGCGTTCAGGCCGTGGTGGGCGAGCTTCAGGGCGAAAAGATCGACATCATTCCGTGGAATGACGACCAGGCCACGTTCCTCGTGAACGCGCTGCAGCCGGCCGAGGTCAGCAAGGTCGTGTTCGACGAGGAGGCCCCGCGCATCGAGGTCGTCGTCCCCGAGGAGCAACTGTCGCTGGCCATCGGCCGGCGCGGCCAGAACGTGCGCTTGGCCAGCCAACTGACCGGCCTCGACATCGACATCATGACCGAGGAAGAGGAATCCAAGCGCCGCCAGGCCGAGTTCAACAGCCGTACCGGCCTCTTCATGGAAGTGCTGGACCTGGACGAATTCTTCGCCCAGTTGCTGGTCGCCGAAGGCTTCACCAACCTCGAGGAGGTCGCCTATGTCGACCTCGGCGAGTTGCTGGCCATCGACGGCGTGGACGAGGGCACCGCATCCGAGCTGCAGGCCCGCGCCCGCGACCACCTCGAAGCGGCGACCCGTGCGGCGCTGGAAAACGCCCGCGCGCTCGGCGCCGAGGACAGCCTCATTGAATTCGACGGCCTCAGCCCCCAGATGGTCGAGGCACTGGCCAAGGACGGCATCAAGACCCTCGAGGACTTTGCCACCTGCGCGGACTGGGAACTAGCCGGCGGCTGGACCACCGAAAACGGGCAGCGCAAGAAGGACGAGGGGCTGCTCGAGCCGTTCAATGTCAGCCTCGAAGAAGCGCAGCACATGGTCATGACCGCACGCGTGATGCTCGGCTGGGTCGACCCGGACGAGTTGAACACCGGTGACGCGGATGACGAGGTTGACGCCGAGGCTGATGCGGACACCGACGCGGAGGTGCGGACCTGA
- the rimP gene encoding ribosome maturation factor RimP has protein sequence MHDLTAKTAIDRRLAEIVRPVIEDLGFELIRLRLLGGRTATLQIMADRPEGGINVDDCADISTAVSAMLDVDDPLEEGYHLEVSSPGIDRPLTRLKDFATFEGYEARLETNQAIDGRKRFKGTLAGVEGDEVLINLDEAGKVHTIGLNFDWLADAKLLLTDELIAEMLRQRKEAGTLDASALDEGAFDSIETDAADESDAAPQTDAKE, from the coding sequence ATGCATGATCTGACCGCCAAGACCGCCATCGACAGGCGCCTCGCCGAGATCGTGCGCCCGGTGATCGAGGACCTCGGGTTCGAATTGATCCGCCTGCGCCTGCTCGGCGGACGCACCGCCACGCTGCAGATCATGGCCGACCGCCCCGAAGGCGGGATCAACGTCGATGACTGCGCCGATATTTCGACCGCCGTCAGCGCCATGCTGGACGTCGACGACCCCCTCGAGGAGGGCTATCACCTCGAGGTGTCCAGTCCCGGCATCGACCGGCCGCTGACCCGCCTCAAGGACTTCGCCACATTCGAGGGCTATGAGGCCCGGCTGGAGACGAACCAGGCCATTGACGGGCGCAAGCGCTTCAAGGGCACGCTGGCTGGGGTCGAGGGCGACGAGGTGCTGATCAACCTCGACGAGGCGGGCAAGGTCCACACCATCGGCTTGAATTTCGACTGGCTGGCCGATGCCAAGCTGCTGCTGACCGACGAGTTGATCGCCGAGATGCTGCGCCAGCGCAAGGAGGCCGGCACCCTTGATGCCAGCGCCCTCGACGAAGGCGCGTTCGATTCCATTGAAACCGACGCCGCGGACGAATCCGACGCGGCCCCCCAAACTGACGCCAAGGAGTAA